A genomic segment from Myxococcota bacterium encodes:
- a CDS encoding SDR family oxidoreductase — translation MAGATRGTAVVTGSASGIGAAVRERLEKDGDRVVGVDLRGQEVEADLSTPEGRTAAIDGVLAATGGAIDRLVLCAGVGSHLTDLALIPSVNYFGTFALLDGLRDALAGRPDAAAVVIASNSAQMGGFDEHPYVQAMLAGDEPLARERIASENGFLAYAGSKHAVARGVRRRADAFGKAGVRLNAVAPGPTETPMVEATRQHPAFGAAMNAMPIPLGRFAAPREIAQAIAFLLGPEASYVHGVVLYADGGNDAVLRPDRF, via the coding sequence GTGGCGGGAGCGACGAGGGGCACGGCGGTCGTGACGGGGTCGGCGTCGGGCATCGGCGCCGCCGTGCGCGAGCGGCTCGAGAAGGACGGCGACCGCGTCGTCGGCGTCGACCTGCGCGGGCAGGAGGTCGAGGCCGATCTCTCGACGCCCGAAGGCCGCACCGCCGCGATCGACGGCGTGCTCGCCGCGACGGGCGGCGCGATCGACCGGCTCGTGCTGTGCGCGGGCGTCGGCTCGCACCTCACCGACCTCGCGCTCATCCCGTCCGTCAACTACTTCGGCACGTTCGCGCTGCTCGACGGGCTGCGCGACGCGCTCGCCGGGCGTCCCGACGCGGCCGCGGTCGTGATCGCCTCGAACTCGGCGCAGATGGGCGGCTTCGACGAGCATCCCTACGTGCAGGCGATGCTCGCCGGCGACGAGCCGCTCGCGCGCGAGCGCATCGCATCCGAGAACGGCTTCCTCGCCTACGCGGGCTCGAAGCACGCCGTCGCGCGCGGCGTGCGCCGGCGCGCCGACGCGTTCGGCAAGGCGGGCGTGCGCCTCAACGCGGTCGCGCCCGGCCCGACCGAGACGCCGATGGTCGAGGCGACGCGCCAGCACCCGGCGTTCGGCGCCGCGATGAACGCGATGCCCATCCCGCTCGGGCGCTTCGCCGCTCCGCGCGAGATCGCGCAGGCGATCGCCTTCCTGCTCGGCCCGGAGGCGAGCTACGTGCACGGCGTCGTGCTCTACGCCGACGGCGGCAACGACGCCGTGCTCCGCCCCGACCGCTTCTAG
- a CDS encoding SDR family oxidoreductase, with amino-acid sequence MLLEGKTVLVSGVGAGLGREVAQAALADGANLVLGARTEKVLADTAAALDPSGKRVAWHAADITKPADCEALVAAGAARFGAIDAVIQVAAYEAVFGGLMDTDFETWKKAYDTNVLGSLTLLRAVVPGMKANGRGSIVLIGSQSQFKPSLPQAGYAASKNALLTAVYYLADELGPAGIRVNMVIPSWMWGPPVQGFVKLRAKQEGRSEADVLNDIVGGFPLRRMTEDREVADAAVWFASDRASAVTGQHLMVNSGELMK; translated from the coding sequence ATGCTGCTCGAAGGCAAGACCGTGCTCGTCTCCGGCGTCGGCGCCGGCCTCGGCCGCGAGGTCGCGCAGGCCGCGCTCGCCGACGGCGCGAACCTCGTGCTCGGCGCGCGCACCGAGAAGGTGCTCGCCGACACCGCGGCCGCGCTCGACCCGAGCGGCAAGCGCGTCGCGTGGCACGCCGCGGACATCACGAAGCCCGCCGACTGCGAGGCGCTCGTCGCCGCGGGTGCCGCGCGCTTCGGCGCCATCGACGCCGTGATCCAGGTGGCCGCCTACGAAGCCGTCTTCGGCGGGCTCATGGACACCGACTTCGAGACCTGGAAGAAGGCCTACGACACGAACGTGCTCGGGAGCCTCACGCTGCTCCGCGCGGTCGTGCCCGGCATGAAGGCGAACGGCCGTGGCTCGATCGTGCTGATCGGCTCGCAGTCGCAGTTCAAGCCGTCGCTCCCGCAGGCCGGCTATGCGGCCTCGAAGAACGCGCTGCTCACGGCCGTGTACTACCTCGCCGACGAGCTCGGGCCGGCGGGCATCCGCGTCAACATGGTCATCCCGAGCTGGATGTGGGGCCCGCCCGTGCAGGGCTTCGTGAAGCTGCGCGCGAAGCAGGAAGGCCGCAGCGAGGCCGACGTGCTGAACGACATCGTCGGCGGCTTCCCGCTGCGCCGCATGACGGAGGATCGCGAGGTCGCCGACGCCGCCGTGTGGTTCGCATCGGACCGCGCGAGCGCCGTCACCGGCCAGCACCTGATGGTGAACTCGGGCGAGCTGATGAAGTAG